The genomic interval CTCCACAACCGCTTCGATGATCCAATCTACGCCGGACACCCTCTGAAGATCATCGTCAAAGTTCCCTGTGGTAATCAGGCCGGCGAGCTTCGGTGAGAAGAAAGCAGAGGGTTTGATCTTCGTCGCCGCTTCAAGCCCCGCGTTTACTATTCGATTCCTAACCTGCTTGCTCGCGAGCGTGAGTCCGCGCGCTTCTTCTTGCTTCGTGAGTTCCTTCGGCGCGATGTCCAGCAGATGGACGTCGAGGCCGGCGTTTGCGTAGTGCGCCGCGATCTGCGCTCCCATTGTCCCTGAACCCAGCACCGCGACTTTGTTGATCTTGTAACTCACGATCCGTCTCCTTCTTGTAAGGGCACCCACGGAGGGACGCCCGTTCAAAAACCTACACCACCGCCAGACTCGGAGTCTCTTGCTCGTACAACCGGTCGATCACGTTTGCGTACTTCTTCTCGATCACGCTGCGGCGAGGCTTGAGCGTCGGCGTCAGCTCGCCCGATTCGGTGGTGAACTCGTGTCCGAGCAGCGCCACCTTCTTCACTTTCTCAAACCTGGCAAGCTCCGCCGTGTACTTGTCAACCTGCCGCTCAATCAGATCGACTATTCGCGGATTCGCTAGAAGTTCGCCCTGGTCCTTGAAGCTGATACCCTTGAGCTGGGCATAACCGCGCAGCAGCTCCATATTTGGCACGATCAGCGCCGAGGCGAATTTTCGGGCGTTGCCGACGACCACCACCTGCGAAACGAAACGACTCGACTTAATCAAGCTCTCGAGCCTCTGTGGCGCGATATATTTTCCGCCGCTGGTCTTGATCAAGTCCTTCTTGCGATCAGTGATGACCAGGAACCCGTCGGCGTCGACGTGTCCGATGTCGCCGGTCCGAAACCAGCCGTCTGAAGTAAAGGCCTCTTCGTTCTCAGCGGGGCGGTTGTGGTAGCCCTTCATAACGTTGTCGCCCTTGACCAATATCTCCCCGTCTTCGGCGATGCGTACGCTGACTCCGTCGATGATTGGGCCGACCGTGCCAATTCGATTGCGCGTCTCAGTATTGCAAGAAACCGAAGGCGAGGTCTCGGTCAAGCCGTAACCTTGCAGGATCGGCAGACCGGCCGCAAGAAACAGGTAAGCAATCTCCGGCGCCAGCGGCGCTCCTCCTGAAATGAATATTCGAACGTTGCCGCCAACAGCTTCGCGCCACTTCTTGAACACAAGGACGTCGGCGATCCTATGGGCCAGCGCCAGCAGCGGTCCGATGCGCTCGCCTCGGTCTTTGTGTTCAGCCCACTGCCTGCCAACGGCCAGCGCCCAAAGGAAAATCTGCCGCTTAGGAAATCCAGCCGACAGACCGCGCTCGATTATCCTCGCATATATCTTCTCGAACATTCGCGGCACGCTGGTCATCGCGGTCGGGTGGACCTCGAGCAGGTTCTTCGCAACAGTCTCGATGCTTTCTGCGTAGGCGATCGTCGCACCGGTGTGCGCGTACAGATACCAGACCGCGCGCTCGAATATGTGCGTGAACGGCAGATAAGTCAGCGCGAGCTCACGCCGATTCTCGAGGTGAAGCCATCGTGCAGTGTTCAAGACGTTCGCCGTAAGGTTCTTGTGCGTCAGCATCACGCCTTTGGGATCGCCGGTCGAGCCTGATGTGTACAGAATCGTCGCGAGGTCTTCTGATGTCGCGGCCCGCCACAGGCTTTCGTAGAGACCCGGCTGCTCACCATAGAGAGCGCGGCCCTTGTCGACCAGATCTTCAACGCCGACGATAGGGCTCGATATCTCCTGGAGCGAGATGACAAATTCGAGCTCGGGTAATCGAGACTTGATGGCGAGCGCGTCTTTCGCGAAAGCTGGCGACACGAAAATGGCTCTGGCAGCCGAATCTGCGAGTATGTACTCGACCTGTGCCCGGGTCTGCGTTGCATAGATCGGCACATCAACCGCGCCGATCGCCAGCGCCGCAAGGTCGGCGAGATTCCACTCGGGCCGGTTCTCAGACCAAATCGCAATTCGATCTCCGCCGCCAATGCCGAGCGCCTTCAGCCCGAGAGCTAGTTCTCTAACCCGCCGCGCGACTTCGCAAAACGTGAGCGAGCGCCATTCACCGCCAACCTTGAAGCGAAGGAACTCCAACTCGCGATAGCGCTCGACCGCTGAGTTGAACAGCTCGTTTAATGTATTGGGCTCTGTGCCCATCGTCTCTCCAGTTGGCTAGCTGATCTCGCGCGAGCGCTTGCCTGACTTCGGGCGCGCGATGCCGTTCAGGAAGACATCAAGCACCGGCTCGGCAGTCGAGGCGAGGCTGTAGCGCTTGCGGCTCAATACCCAGTTAGTAGCCATCTCATCCAATGCGCCGAACAGCACCTTAGCGACGACCTTTGTGTTCAGCCCCGAACGAAACACGCCGTGTCGCTGGCCTTCTTCGATGGCCTCGCGTATCAGCTCGAGATATTCCGTGACCTTGGTGGCCGAGAATTGTTCCATGAACTTCGTGGAAGAGCGCAGCTCGACTTGAAACACGACGGCAAGATTTCGATCGCGGCCGAGCCCTTCGAGATGCGCATGAACTATTCGCCTAAGTTTCTCGATTGGATCGTCGGTCTGGGCAAGGCTCTTCCTGCCGGCAGCTAAAGCCTCTTCCATGTAGTCGTTGAAGATTGAAACCAGAATGTCGTCCTTGTTCCGAAAATAAAGATAGACGGTCCCGTCGGCGACTCCGGCTTCGCGCGCAACATCGGCGACTTTAGAGTTGAAGAAGCCGCTTCCGGCGAACACCTTTATCGCCGCGCGAAGTATCGCCTCATACTTGCCGTTAGCCTTTCGTTCCGGCTGTGAAACCCTGGCAGACGCCATTCGAGTATCCAATCGTGACTGAATGATGGTTCATTCATCTTTTACTCTAAAACGCCGGCCTAATGCAAGCAGGAATTACGCGCCCTCAAATTCCCCCTCCATTTGAATCAGGAAAAGAGATGTACAAGTCGGATCCGCAAAGTTACATTAGTCTCTGAGGTCGACTGAGCCAATCCTCTTGGTCAGCCGGTTCCAAGTTTTGCTATCATCAACGCCGAATGGAAGACTTGGAGAAAGAAGTAAAGAAACAACTCAAGAAGCACCTTAGGGGCGTCGGCGGGTCGACTATTGAGAATCTCGTTAAGAGGCTGGGAAGTCTGCCCTATGAACGGGTGCTGCTCACTACTGACATCGGCGTGGCCCTGGCGGCGACGAATCTGCGAGCGGGAGTCGAGATGCTCAAGGCTGCCCCCGAAGTGTCGCGCCTGATCGATGTCGGAGATACTCGAGTGTGGGGCGAAGTTGGCAAGCGCCTCTCTGCCACCAGCCCCGAAAGCGCAATAGCTTTCTTTCAAACAAGCGCCGCGGTTCTCGAGTCGATTCCTGACGATATGCGGTCGCCGATACTGAGGCTCGTCAACAAGCAAGCCGCGCTCTCCGCCAGCACCGCTATCGAAAGCTTCAACTCGGCGCCCGGTGTTATCAGCAACATCAGGGATCACGAGAACGTTGCGCAGATCCTGACTATCTGCCTGGAACTTGCGCGTCATTCGGTGAAACATAGCAACGACCTATTCCTTGCCGCGCCTCAAGTGATTTCTCAGATTGAAACTCTCAGCGATCCGCAAAGCGGTCAACTGATCAAGCGGGCGTTGACGCTGACTTCATCCTTTGCTTTCAGGTCGGGCGGAACTGCGGCCGAGTTCTTCAGCGCGCTTCCCTCGGTCATGCTCGGTGCTGAGCAAACATCAGTTGAAAGACTTTTTGATATAACGGAATCGTATCTGGATCGATCGGGGGGCGTCGCATTGCAATACTTCAAAGCTGCGAGCCGCGTTCTCACCATCGCCGGCAAAGACTCCTTTGAACGTTGGACCGGACTTGCCAAGCGTGTGGCCTTGCAAGGAAACGCCGCAAGCTATCACTTTATGAAACAGAGCCCGCATATAGTAGCGGAGCTTGCTGCGCGCGTTGGCGCGCAGCGCCGAGCGCAGGTTATCTCCGCCGTGCTCGAGATTGTCGAAGAGATCGCCGATCGGAGTACTCTTGCAGCGGTCGAATGCTTTAAGGCGAGCCCTCTTGCGCTCGGCGCCGCCTCACTCGGACAGTTTCGCGACTGGGCCCGGCGCGGCTTAGATAAACTTGGGGACAACTCGCGCCGCGTTCAGGCTTATTACTCTCTCGAATCGAAGGCGAGCCAGGAAGCGCTGTTCAAGATCGAAGGTGGGCTAACGCTTGATTCGGTCGCTCACACCTTGAGACTTTACGTTGAGGGCTTGACGGGTCGTTCGTTGCACATTGCATCGTTGGCATCGATACCCGACGAAGCGAAGATCGGCGACGGGAGTACGATCTATTTGCCATCGGTGGTCGCGGAATTCGAAGACGAGAAGGAAAACTTTCGCCTATTCAAGGTTCTAGCCGCGCACGCAGCAGGACAGATCGAATTCAGAACTTACTTCAAGGATGCTCCCGAGATACTTGCAGCTTTGGCTGAGACGCGAATTGCCTTTAGCCAACGGATGAATAGTCAGCAGGCCGACCCTGAAAGTAACATGGCAGATCGCGCTACCCTGGGTGGAGCTCAGGCTCCTGCCCCCGGCATCGACTTCCTCGCCGTTCTTGCAGAGTATCCGAACAATGAGCTTGCGTTGCGGTTGTTTACGACGATCGAGAACGGTCGGATCGACTATCTGCTTCGCACGGTCTATCGGGGTATTAGGAGGGATCTCGATTTTGTTCGGATACGCCTGAACGAACGGAGACCCAACATCGAAGACATTCCGCCCGAACTTCTGCCCTTCGAGTTGCTCTTTCAACTTGCCGTCTGTGGAGGCGCGACTCCCGAGGCTCGGCGCTCTTACCCAACGGTCGTGCGCGAGATCGAACAGATCCTTGCCAGCTACGTCATGCGCGAGGACGCCACCGTTGCCGATTCCTTGATGGCGACGCGGCACGTCTACGAACTCTTCGTCGAGCAGCCAAGCCAGTCTGATACTCAAAGCGAAGAATCCGCCGAGGGCGGTGAGAGTAAGAGCAATGATGCGTCGAATGCGGATGCTGCTACCGAGCACAGCGGAGAACGTCAGCACATCAACGTTCAAGATGATCCCTTAAGTTTGTGGAACACCGGGCAGCAGCAAGACATTAGCCCGGATCAGAGTTTATTCAATCGCCTGCAGGGCGCTGAGAGCCCGGAGCAGGATCTGGAGAAAGACGATCGCGTATTTTATTACGACGAATGGGACCGAGAACTTGCCGACTACCGAACTCGCTGGTGCCGCGTAATCGAGCGGGCTGGCTCTCGCGGCTCTCGCGGCTTTGTCGAGCTTGTTCGAAGCCGTTATGCCGGCGTGATCTCGTCGATCCGATATCAGTTTCAATTGATGCGGCCCGAGAACCTGAGACGAATTCGCGGAGAGATTGACGGAGAAGATTACGACTTGCAAAAGGTAATCGACTACGCGCTCGACAAGCGCAGCACCGGCTTGATCGATGATCGTCTGTACACGCGCAAACTCAGGCGTGATCGCGACGTCGCTGTATCGTTCCTGCTGGATATGTCCAGCTCAACTGCGCGAACGATTAGCCGCTATCCCAATCATCCCTACACCCAGCCGGGCCAGCGGATCATCGACATCGAGAAGGAAGGGCTGGTATTGATGAGCGAGGCGCTGGAAGCGGTGGGCGACGTTTACTCGATGCAGGGCTTTACCAGCGAGGGCCGCCGCAACGTGAAGTTTTACGTTATCAAAGATTTCTCCGAGAGTTACTCGGCGGAGGTCGAGCGGCGCATCGGTGGGATCTCCTACCAAAACAATACGCGGCTCGGCGCGGCGATCCGGCACGCAACTACCCGGCTCGCGCGTCAGGATGCGCGCACCAAGCTGATGATCGTACTATCGGACGGCAGGCCTTACGATCACGACTACGGTGACAGCCGATATGCTCGCGAGGACACGAGAATGGCGCTGCGGCAATCTCGCATCGAGGGGATAACCCCGTTTTGCATCACGATCGATCGCGAGTCTGAGGATCAACTGCGCGATATGTACGGCGAGGTAGGATATACGATAATAGACGATGTTTTGAGTTTGCCCGAAAGACTGCCCGGGATTTATAGCAGGCTCACAACCTAAACTAACAAGTGAGAGGTAAAGCCTCAGCTCCGGGAGGCGCGGTCTTCCTACTCGATCGCTGCTAGTGGTTTATTCATATCTCAGAGCTTCGATGGGATCCAACCGAGAGGCTTTTCTTGCCGGCCACACTCCGAAGATCAACCCAATGGCGACTGAGACCGCTAAGCCGGTTACTACCGCCCACAACGGAATCGAGGCTGGGAGTGACGGGAAGATAAGAACTATTATCTGACTGACTGCAACTGCCAACAGCACTCCCAACACACCGCCGAGGAATGTCAATGTCATCGCCTCGAACAAGAACTGGGTGGTGATGTCGCGTCGGCGAGCCCCGATGGCTTTACGAATACCGATTTCAGCGGTGCGCTCGGTCACGCTGACCAGCATGATATTCATCACGCCGATTCCGCCGACTAAAAGACCCACGCTCGAAAGCGCGATCGCCACCAACCCGACCATTGCCGTAATGCTATCAAACTGCTCGATGAACCGATCCGCGGTCTGGAGGTCAAAGTTGTCCTTTTCGTCATATTTGACCCCGCGCTGCCGGCGGAGGATATCCTGAACCTGATCAAGTGCCTGTCGAAGGTGGCCTGAGTGAGCTCGGATAACCAGCAGCATCCATTCGCTTCGAGGGGCAACCTTTCGCAGAGTGCGGAAAGGGATCATCACGGAATTGTCGCTTTCGTTGTCGCCGATCACGCCCTTTCGTTTCTCGAGCACTCCGATGATATCGTATGGCTTGCCTCCCATCATCACTTGCTTGCCGACCACCTGAGCGCCGCCCAGGAACAAGGCGTCCGCCGCACCGCTGCCGATCACCATCACTTCGCGCCGATGCTGATCATCGAGATCGCTGATAAAACGGCCTTCTTGCATCGACTGGTTTGTGATCGCCGCATAGCTGGCCGACACTCCCTGCAGGTTGCCCTGTTTGTATGTCTGCCCGCCGTTGGTAAGGGTCTTATCGAAATTCCACTCGATGAACCCCTGGTTTGCGACGTCCTGAACCGCACTGGCGAACTGCCGAATGGCTTCACCGTCCTCGGGACGTAACGGCTTTCGAGTTCGTTCCGAGCGATCATGCTGGAACGATATGCCGGTCGAGAGGTGAAAGGCGTAGATGTTGTTGGTACCGTATTCTTCTACAAACTGAATGATGTTCGTTCGAAGCCCTGTCAGGATCGAGGCGATGGAGATAACAGTGGTTACTCCAATGACTATGCCGAGCACCGTGAGGAAGCTGCGAAACTTATGCGAGCGGACATTGTCCAATGCCATCAAGAGTGTTTCGCTTGGAACAAACGCCTTTAGCTTCACGTGCTTCGCCTCTTAGTTCTTGGTCAATGCAATAATCGGATCGAGCCGAGCCGCCTTCACCGCCGGATAAATCCCAAATAGCATTCCGATAATGCTCGACACAGCGATTGAAAGGACAACATACGTTAGGGTGATAGTCATTGGCACAGGGGTCGCTGCGCTGATTAACGCCGACACCCCAGCGGCGAGTAATAAGCCCAGAACACCGCCCAACGAGCACAAGACCGATGACTCGATCAGGAACTGCACCAGAATGTGTTTGCGCTTCGCGCCGACCGCCTTGCGCAGCCCGATCTCAAAGGTTCGTTCTGTCACGCTGACGAGCATTATGTTCATCACCACTATGCCACCCACCAACAGCGAGATGAGCGTTATAGGTATGACTGCCACCGCAATAGCTCCAGTGAATTGATCGACCTGGTTGTTTATCTGCTCAACATTCACCAGTCCGAAGTCATCGTCTGCATCGCCCTTTAGCTTATGCCGGTTGCGCATCGCGATACGCGCTTCTTCTAGCGTCGAATCAAAGGTCTCGCGGTTATGCGACTTTCCGTGGAGCTCCAAGCTCTGGCGCCGGCCAAACATTCGCCCGAAGGTTGTCAGCGGAATATAGACATGGTTGTCCAGTGACTGGCCGAACATCGAGCCTCGCTTCTCTTCGACACCGACTATCGTCATGGGCAGCTCTTTGATTTTGATCGTCCTGCCAACCGGATCGAGACCGGTGAAGAACTTATCTTTCAGATCAGTTCCAATCACGCAAACCATCGCGGCATGCTCGACTTCGTGCGGTAGCAGAAAGCGCCCCTCGGAAATGGTCTTGTCTCCTATCTCGGCAAAGTTGGCGGTCACGCCCGAGATCTGTGTCCCGAACAATTCCTGGCCCTCGTGCTTTAGATCGGTGCGCGAATCTGCCGAGGCACCGACTTCCTTGCAGGAGACGCATTTGTTGAGAAGCCAATCCAGGTCATCCCAATCAAGGCGCTTGTTCCGCTTCATCATCTTCTCCCACTCTTCCTCAGTCATGTTTCCAACGTGGGCTATTCGAGCGATCACGAAGTGGTTTACCCCCAGCAGCTTTGAAACCTTCTCGACGACGTAGGCATTCAGCCCGTCAATCGAGGCGCCGACAACCACCACCGATGCGACACCGATGATAATTCCAATCAGCGTGAGAAACGCGCGGAGCTTGTGCGAGAAGATTGATTGCAGGGCAATCTTGGCGGCATCCAGATAGAACGAGTAGACGGTCCCCATAGGATTGAGCTGAGTCTGACTTAGCGAATCACCTCGTTGTACACACTACAGGCTAGTACAAAGTTTGGCAATAACAAGCACGACAAGCCGCCACGCGAAGCAAGCGAGTTCCGAACGCACAACACAAACGCGGCAACGGAGACCTGCATTAACAGATTGATCCTCTTGATCCTCACCGCTTCAACCATAACCTTAAGAGGTATCTCTAAACTGAAGGCAACGAGAGATCTGGACGGGATATCGACATATCCTGGACGAAGGGCCGGACGGTTTGCTTTTGTTTACTGGTTTAATCCTCTGTCCCGGTGATCACAATATCTTGTGGTTGTTGCTCTGAAGTTGGACCATATAACAAGATTTTGGGGTGCGTTTCCGAAGTCGCACTAGTTGCACAAAACCTGTGCAAAATCAAAATAATGGGTGCGTCTTCAAACTTGACATCCGCTACCGGTTTTATACAATTGCGACCCTGCGTTTTTTTCGGGACGATACCGATTGAAACCCGTTCGACACACGCGCGCAAGCCTGGGTCCTGCGCGGCTGGAAGAAGCCTACGAAGACGGAGGTTCCTATATGTTCTCAGATGAAGGTGAAGCCACCAGATCCGCCCGAATAACGTTTGCCGATTTGGAAGGGACTAGGGGCGCCAGGATAAAAGTGATCGGCGTCGGCGGCGCGGGAGGCAATGCTGTCAATCGCCTGATTGAAGACGGCATGGAGGGGGTCGAGTTCCTGGTTGCAAACACCGATCTCCAGGCACTCAAAGACTCAAAGGCTTCAGTAAAGATCCAGATCGGCGAGGAAATTGCGCGAGGGCTTGGCGCGGGGGGAGATCCCGAAGTAGGCAAACGAGCGGCTCTTGAGGATACCGACAAGCTGGTCGATGCGCTTGATGGCGCAGACATGATTTTCGTGACGGCGGGTCTGGGCGGCGGAACCGGCACTGGAGCTGCCCCCATCATAGGAAGTCTTGCCACCGAACTGGGCGCATTGACAATCGCGGTCGTGACCAAGCCTTTCGCTTTCGAGGGACGGCGCCGGGAAATTCAGGCTGAAAAGGGGCTCGAGGAACTGCGAGGCTGCGTTGATAGCGTTATCACCATCCCAAACGAGCGGCTGCTCAAATCGATCACCAAGGCTATTCCGTTTGTCGATGCCTTCGGTCTTGCGGACGGTGTCTTGCGCCAGGCAGTGCGAGGCATCTCAGACATCGTAACGCTTCCCGGTCTGATCAACGTCGACTTCGCCGATGTTAAAGCCATCATGGAAGGCAAAGGCGTTGCCCTGATGGGAACAGGTACAGCATCAGGCGAGAACCGGGCGATCGAGGCTGTGCAGCGAGCCATCTCGAGCCCGCTGCTTGAAGAAGCATCGATCCAGGGCGCTAAGGCGTTGCTTGTGAACGTAACCGGCAGCTCCGATGTGACTCTGTTTGAGATCAGCGAAGCGATGGATTTGATTCACGACTCGGCCGATCCCGAGGCTAACATCATCTTTGGCGCGGTGATCGATGAGCGGCTGACCGGCGCAATAAAGGTAACGGTGATCGCGACACATTTTGCCTCTGCTGCCGCTTCATCAGAATTGGTTCACAACGGGGCAGCTCTGCGCGCTGGCGCTAACAACACCGGAAAGCTCCCCGCTGCTGAGGCTCAACCTGATACAGATACGCCCGCCTTCATGCGCAAGACGGTGAATTAGTGTCGCGCGTTTGGTGAGCCGTGCGGGAGTCGAACGCTCATCAATACCCGCGGCTTCCCTTCCCGATTTTGACTGTGACTCCAATGGGGGCCAATCGCGAGCGCCCCTGGCTTTCCCTCCCACACACTCTCAGTGCTCGCATGCCGGTTACAGAAGCGGTATGCATTAGCCCCACCCTCGAGCCCATCTTACTCATCGTCACGGACCAACCTGGTCAAAGTCTCTGTCGGCCATTTCGGCGCAGCCGTTTTCTGACGGTAGCATCCGTATAGTATGATTTGCCCGGGAACATGATTAACCTGCGATCGACGAGTGAGGCTATGACAACCAGAACTATTCTCAGCGTGGGACTGATAATTATTTTTCTTGCTGTGTCTACGACTGCGCCTGCCGCAGGCGAACCTACAAACCCTGCGCTCGTTTCAGACGAGCCTTCGTACCTGAAGCAAATCGAACGGTGGCGCTCCGAGCGTCTTGAGGAGATCAACGGCAATAATGGCTGGACCTCTCTTGTCGGACTGTTCTGGCTTAATGAGGGGCAAAATAAGCTCGGTAGTGATCCATCGAATGACATAGTCCTTCCGAGAGAGCGCGCTCCAAAGTTCGCGGGCTCATTGTTGCTCGACAAGGGCGTGGTGAGGCTGGAGGCAACGCCCGATGCCGGCATCACGAATGGTGACAAGACCGTGAGGACCCTCGTGCTTCAGTCTGATGCCGATGGCCTAGCAACAGTCTTGAAGCTTGGCTCGCTCACGCTTTTTGTCATCAAGCGCGGTGAGAAGCTCGGCTTGCGAGTTAAGGACAAACAGAGTCCAGCGCCGTCCAGCTTCGCCGGACTCGACTACTTCCCCATCAACTCGAAGTGGAGACTTGAAGCGAGGCTCGAGCCTTATGATCCTCCCAAGATTGTTCCAATTGCCAATGTGCTCGGGATGGTCGACAACATGACATCACCGGGCGCGCTGGTCTTCCAGGTAAACGGGAAGACTTATCGGCTCGATCCAGTGCTGGAAAAAGGTTCGAAGCAGCTTTTCATTATATTCGCCGACAAAACGGCCGGGAAAGAAACCTATGGCGCGGGGCGGTATCTTTATGCCGATCCGCCCGGTGAGGACGGCAAGGTGGTTGTGGATTTCAACAAGGCTCACAATCCGCCCTGCGCCTTCACGCAGTTCGCGACGTGTCCTCTTCCGCCGCGGCAGAACCGGCTCCCGTTCCGCATCGACGCCGGAGAGAAGAAGTACGCGAGAGCCAGCCACTGAGCAAAGAGGGTCTCGAATATTCGAAAGGGTTTCGGCTTGTTGCACAAGCTGAGCTCTCGCAAGTTGTCCTGGAGGATCTGATGAAACCGTATGATTGCCTATTGGTCGAAGGCGACGCGCCAATTGCGCCAGTCGCTATCGTCACGATGAATCGTCCCGAGCGGCGCAACGCGCTTTCGCTCGCGCTTATGGAAGAGCTTATCGATTGCTTCCGCGCGCTCGGTCAACAGCCGGAGATTCGCGCGATCATACTGGCGGCAAATGGACCAGCGTTCTCAGCGGGACATGATCTGAGCGAGTTGAAAGACCGAGGGATCGGCGACTACCGTCACGTGTTCGACCTGTGCGCAAACTTAATGACTCTCATTCAAAGCATCCCGCAGCCTGTGATCGCCGAAGTCAACGGGATCGCCACTGCCGCTGGTTGCCAGCTAGTGGCGACGTGCGATCTCGCGGTCGCGTCCGAGAAGAGTCAGTTCGCAACACCGGGCGTGCGCATAGGTTTGTTCTGCACGACTCCGATGGTCGCTCTCACACGGGCAATTGGCCGCAAGCGCGCGCTTGAGATGTTGCTAACCGGAACACCAATCGACGCGTCAACCGCTATGGAGTGGGGACTGCTCAATCAGGTATTGCCAGCCGCTCAACTGCGGGAGGGAACATACGCGCTGGCGCAGCGGATCGCGGAAGCAAGCGCGTTCACTGTGGCGATTGGGAAACAAGCGTTCTACACGCAGATCGATCTGGATCAGCCAAAGGCTTATGCTTACGCAAAAGAAGTGATGAGCTTGAATGCAATGGCTGAAGACGCCCAGGAAGGAATGGGAGCGTTTCTCGAGAAGCGCACACCGTGCTGGCGCGGGCGTTAGATGTGAGCTACACTGTCGTTCGTCCACACAGCGACCCTCGTGAATGATTCTGGAGGCCCCGGAATCTTTCGGCCTGGAAGATATACGTCTCGATCCTCTTGAGGCGGTCAGGTCCTTCCGGTTGGGTACACCAAAGCAGTTTTCGATACATCTTGGTTTGCAGTCGAGATGGTCTCAAGTGGGTGAACTTGTTCGCTAAACTTCCATCAATTCGCACATCGCATGCTGAGGGTCCTTCGTTACTCCATGGATTCTTTGAAAGGGCCGCCGGGCTCTGGCCGGATCGGTTCGCTGTCGATGTTCCACCTGCACCGGGGCGGCCCGCTCGGCGACTGATTACTTATCGAGAACTGGAACGCCAGTGCGATGCCCTGGTTAGTTTGCTTAACACCTTCATAACGGGGGAGTGCGTCGTGGCTATTCTTCTCCCCCGGCGCACCGAGCATCTGTACAGCAGCCAGTTGGCGGTCCTCAAAGCCGGCGCCGCGTACACATGTATCGATCCCACTTTTCCAGATGAACAGCTTCGCGACATTCTAAAAGATTCGGATGCCGTGGCGGTGCTAACCGACCACGATGGCCTGGCTCGTGCTCGGCGCTCAGGGATCGCCTGCGCGCGCGTGTTCGATGTTGTGGAGTTGATGACCCACGCCGGAAGCGAGGTCGTTTCGCCACCGCCTCGCTCCTGGCTCACGCCGCGAAGCCTGGCCTACATCATTTACACATCAGGCACGACGGGCCGGCCCAAGGGGGTCATGATCGAGCACGGCAGCGTTGCCAACCTCGTCGGCGCGGACCTCTGCGAGTTCGATCTCTCGCCCGACGACCGAATCGGCCAGAGCTCATCTTCCGCGTACGACTCGTCAGTCGAAGAGATTTGGCTTGCGTTCGCGGCGGGAGCAACGGTCGTGGTGATGGACGACGAAACGATCAGACTTGGGCCCGATTTAGTCCCCTGGCTGCGCCGCGAACGCATTAACGTTTT from Acidobacteriota bacterium carries:
- a CDS encoding long-chain fatty acid--CoA ligase encodes the protein MGTEPNTLNELFNSAVERYRELEFLRFKVGGEWRSLTFCEVARRVRELALGLKALGIGGGDRIAIWSENRPEWNLADLAALAIGAVDVPIYATQTRAQVEYILADSAARAIFVSPAFAKDALAIKSRLPELEFVISLQEISSPIVGVEDLVDKGRALYGEQPGLYESLWRAATSEDLATILYTSGSTGDPKGVMLTHKNLTANVLNTARWLHLENRRELALTYLPFTHIFERAVWYLYAHTGATIAYAESIETVAKNLLEVHPTAMTSVPRMFEKIYARIIERGLSAGFPKRQIFLWALAVGRQWAEHKDRGERIGPLLALAHRIADVLVFKKWREAVGGNVRIFISGGAPLAPEIAYLFLAAGLPILQGYGLTETSPSVSCNTETRNRIGTVGPIIDGVSVRIAEDGEILVKGDNVMKGYHNRPAENEEAFTSDGWFRTGDIGHVDADGFLVITDRKKDLIKTSGGKYIAPQRLESLIKSSRFVSQVVVVGNARKFASALIVPNMELLRGYAQLKGISFKDQGELLANPRIVDLIERQVDKYTAELARFEKVKKVALLGHEFTTESGELTPTLKPRRSVIEKKYANVIDRLYEQETPSLAVV
- a CDS encoding TetR/AcrR family transcriptional regulator; protein product: MASARVSQPERKANGKYEAILRAAIKVFAGSGFFNSKVADVAREAGVADGTVYLYFRNKDDILVSIFNDYMEEALAAGRKSLAQTDDPIEKLRRIVHAHLEGLGRDRNLAVVFQVELRSSTKFMEQFSATKVTEYLELIREAIEEGQRHGVFRSGLNTKVVAKVLFGALDEMATNWVLSRKRYSLASTAEPVLDVFLNGIARPKSGKRSREIS
- a CDS encoding VWA domain-containing protein yields the protein MEDLEKEVKKQLKKHLRGVGGSTIENLVKRLGSLPYERVLLTTDIGVALAATNLRAGVEMLKAAPEVSRLIDVGDTRVWGEVGKRLSATSPESAIAFFQTSAAVLESIPDDMRSPILRLVNKQAALSASTAIESFNSAPGVISNIRDHENVAQILTICLELARHSVKHSNDLFLAAPQVISQIETLSDPQSGQLIKRALTLTSSFAFRSGGTAAEFFSALPSVMLGAEQTSVERLFDITESYLDRSGGVALQYFKAASRVLTIAGKDSFERWTGLAKRVALQGNAASYHFMKQSPHIVAELAARVGAQRRAQVISAVLEIVEEIADRSTLAAVECFKASPLALGAASLGQFRDWARRGLDKLGDNSRRVQAYYSLESKASQEALFKIEGGLTLDSVAHTLRLYVEGLTGRSLHIASLASIPDEAKIGDGSTIYLPSVVAEFEDEKENFRLFKVLAAHAAGQIEFRTYFKDAPEILAALAETRIAFSQRMNSQQADPESNMADRATLGGAQAPAPGIDFLAVLAEYPNNELALRLFTTIENGRIDYLLRTVYRGIRRDLDFVRIRLNERRPNIEDIPPELLPFELLFQLAVCGGATPEARRSYPTVVREIEQILASYVMREDATVADSLMATRHVYELFVEQPSQSDTQSEESAEGGESKSNDASNADAATEHSGERQHINVQDDPLSLWNTGQQQDISPDQSLFNRLQGAESPEQDLEKDDRVFYYDEWDRELADYRTRWCRVIERAGSRGSRGFVELVRSRYAGVISSIRYQFQLMRPENLRRIRGEIDGEDYDLQKVIDYALDKRSTGLIDDRLYTRKLRRDRDVAVSFLLDMSSSTARTISRYPNHPYTQPGQRIIDIEKEGLVLMSEALEAVGDVYSMQGFTSEGRRNVKFYVIKDFSESYSAEVERRIGGISYQNNTRLGAAIRHATTRLARQDARTKLMIVLSDGRPYDHDYGDSRYAREDTRMALRQSRIEGITPFCITIDRESEDQLRDMYGEVGYTIIDDVLSLPERLPGIYSRLTT
- a CDS encoding ABC transporter permease, which codes for MKLKAFVPSETLLMALDNVRSHKFRSFLTVLGIVIGVTTVISIASILTGLRTNIIQFVEEYGTNNIYAFHLSTGISFQHDRSERTRKPLRPEDGEAIRQFASAVQDVANQGFIEWNFDKTLTNGGQTYKQGNLQGVSASYAAITNQSMQEGRFISDLDDQHRREVMVIGSGAADALFLGGAQVVGKQVMMGGKPYDIIGVLEKRKGVIGDNESDNSVMIPFRTLRKVAPRSEWMLLVIRAHSGHLRQALDQVQDILRRQRGVKYDEKDNFDLQTADRFIEQFDSITAMVGLVAIALSSVGLLVGGIGVMNIMLVSVTERTAEIGIRKAIGARRRDITTQFLFEAMTLTFLGGVLGVLLAVAVSQIIVLIFPSLPASIPLWAVVTGLAVSVAIGLIFGVWPARKASRLDPIEALRYE